One window from the genome of Streptococcus halotolerans encodes:
- a CDS encoding fructose-6-phosphate aldolase yields the protein MELLLDTANIQKIKQLHDILPLKGVTTNPSILKQEGKIDFFNHLKQIRKIIGPEQSLHVQITATNAKTMIEEAYAILEGIDASVYIKIPVTIEGLKAIKKLKSEGIHITATAIYTKLQSFLAIAAGADYLAPYYNRMETLGIDSKAVIESLQKEIERTGSQSKILGASYKTIEQINDTFDAGAQAITVNPDLVEQLLSSHTIMQAVEDFRKDWKSIHGENNITALLE from the coding sequence ATGGAATTATTACTTGATACTGCTAATATTCAGAAAATCAAACAATTACACGACATTCTTCCGCTCAAAGGGGTTACAACCAATCCATCTATATTAAAACAAGAAGGAAAAATTGATTTTTTCAATCATTTGAAACAAATAAGGAAAATTATAGGACCTGAACAATCTCTCCATGTTCAGATTACTGCAACTAATGCTAAAACTATGATTGAAGAAGCCTATGCCATTTTAGAAGGCATCGATGCCTCAGTCTACATCAAAATTCCTGTCACTATTGAAGGACTAAAAGCCATCAAAAAACTTAAAAGTGAAGGTATCCATATTACAGCAACTGCTATTTATACAAAACTACAAAGTTTTCTTGCTATTGCTGCCGGCGCTGACTATTTAGCCCCCTATTATAATCGTATGGAAACTCTAGGAATTGATTCTAAAGCGGTCATTGAATCACTTCAGAAAGAAATCGAACGAACAGGTAGTCAAAGTAAAATACTAGGAGCTAGTTACAAAACCATCGAACAGATTAACGATACGTTTGATGCTGGTGCACAGGCCATTACTGTCAATCCAGATTTAGTCGAACAATTGCTTTCATCCCATACTATCATGCAAGCTGTTGAAGATTTCCGAAAGGATTGGAAATCCATTCATGGTGAAAACAATATCACAGCATTATTAGAATAA
- a CDS encoding PTS glucitol/sorbitol transporter subunit IIA: MTTVFQTTVTTIGPEAEEMIEGANMLILFGEDAPADLAEFCFTIDNKNLAGPIQPGGVVLIDNLSYPITSVGKVVEKNLSNLGHITIAFDGSEESSLPGTLHVSAEQLPTLAKGTIVKINT; this comes from the coding sequence ATGACAACTGTTTTTCAAACTACCGTAACTACAATTGGTCCAGAAGCTGAAGAAATGATTGAAGGCGCAAACATGCTGATTCTCTTCGGGGAGGATGCTCCTGCTGATTTAGCTGAGTTTTGCTTTACCATCGATAATAAAAACCTAGCTGGACCAATTCAACCAGGAGGTGTTGTTCTCATTGATAACCTATCCTACCCTATCACATCAGTGGGAAAGGTTGTTGAGAAAAATCTTAGTAATCTTGGCCATATTACCATCGCTTTTGATGGCTCTGAAGAAAGCTCACTTCCCGGTACACTTCATGTCTCTGCTGAACAACTTCCTACGTTAGCGAAAGGGACTATTGTAAAAATTAACACCTAA